Proteins encoded in a region of the Deltaproteobacteria bacterium genome:
- a CDS encoding MerR family transcriptional regulator, with amino-acid sequence MVRSDLIVWTQFLEMTGIEADRLREFMDLGWIEAQRTAQNEIFLFARDVRRIRKAQRLCCDFELTTVGVTIIIDLLDRIESLEQEVRQLRRLLD; translated from the coding sequence ATGGTCAGATCCGACCTGATCGTCTGGACCCAGTTTCTGGAAATGACCGGCATCGAAGCTGACCGTCTCCGAGAATTCATGGATCTGGGCTGGATTGAGGCCCAGCGCACGGCCCAAAACGAAATATTCTTATTCGCCCGTGACGTCCGCCGCATCCGCAAGGCCCAGCGCCTGTGCTGCGACTTCGAACTGACCACCGTAGGCGTGACCATCATCATCGACCTCCTGGACCGCATCGAAAGTCTGGAGCAGGAGGTCCGACAGCTTCGCCGCCTCCTCGACTGA